Part of the Thermococcus barossii genome is shown below.
CGTAGCTCGGATGGTGAACGGGGTTGGGGTTGCTAAGGTCGAGACCCTGACAGCCCTGACAGTGGGTGGGGAACTTCAGATCCATCACGAACTTCTTTAACAGCCTCGCCTCCCTGTTCTCAAGAACCTGCGGCTCCACACCCATGCTCCTCGCGAACTCCTCCCAGCTCATCCTCTTCATTCTCTCACCGGCCGAAACAGAGAAAAGGGGTTTAAAAACCTGATTGGTCAGAACAATCCCCTGAGCTGGAAGCCGTCGAAAACCGGCCCGTCGCGGCAGACGAGGTACTTTCCGAGGTTACAGGAGCCGCAGATACCTATCCCGCACTTCATGTAGCGCTCCGCCGAAACCTGGACGTTCTCGTAGTTCATAACCTCCAGCACCGCTTTGAGCATCGGCTCCGGACCGCAGGCGTAGACCTGGTCAAACTCGCTCTTTCTCTCCGCCAGCACGTCCGTTGGGAAGCCCTCTCTGCCAGCGGAGCCATCGTCGGTGGTGATTATCACCTCGTCCACGTACTCTTCAATGTCCATCAGCGCAAGCTCCTCCCGGCTTTTCGCACCGTATATCAGGCTCACTCCCTCGAATATCCCCCGGTACTGCCTCGCGAAGGCGTAGAGTGGTGGAATTCCTATGCCGCCGCCGAGGAGCGCTACCTTTTCCCCCTCTGGCTCGAAGCCCCTGCCGTAGGGCCCGCGGATCCAGAGGTGGTCTCCCTCAGCCAGCTCGAAGAGCCTCGACGTGAAGGGGCCAACGCGCTTGACGACTATCAAGTCCCTCCAGGCCAGGCTGAAGGGCTTCTCACCGACTCCCGGAAGCCAGGCCATTATGAACTGTCCGGCGGTAAATTCGAGCCTCTTATCGAAGCGGAAGGCTTTAACGTCCCTGGCAACGTCCCAGACTTCCCTAAGGGTTACCCTTTCCAGCATTTATCCTGACCCCCTCCGGCTTTCCCACGATTTCATCTTCCTCCATCACGATTTTCCCGCGGAGAATCGTCATCACGACCTTCCCCCTTAGCGTTCTTCCCTCCCAGGGGCTCCACTTTGCTTTGGTGTAGAACTCCTCCGGCTTTACCTTCCATTCCCTTTTGAGGTCCACCACGGTAAAATCTGCATCCCTCCCGACCTCGAACCCCTTGTTTCTTATTCCAAATGTTCTAATCGGGTTGGTATGCATCTTCTCAACGATGTCGAAGACGCTCATCATTCCCCTGTTCACGGCGTCGAGGAGAAGCGCCACCTCCGTTTCCAGTCCCGGTATCCCCGCCACCCCAGATTTCTTGTCCTCCAGCGTATGGGGTGCGTGGTCGCTGGCTATTATCGGAATCCGCGAGAGGTTCTCCCAGAGGGCCCTCCTGTGCTCCTCGTCCTTCAGGGGCGGGTAAACCCTGAGAAGCGGGTTTTTCTTGTAGTCATTCCTAGTCAGAAAGAGGTGGTGAGGGGTAACTTCGAAGCTCACCCAGGGTAGGTCTCTCCGCAGTATCGCTTCGATTCCGCCGGTGGTTGATACGTGGCAGACGTTGAGGGGCTTTTTCAATTTTTCCGCCACGTTCAGGGCCCTGTTTATTGCCCTTACCTCGGCCTCAGGTGGTCTCTCTGGGTTTGAGGAGATGATCTCGGCGTCCTCGGCGTGGACGCTAACGACGCCCGGAGAGCAGGAGTAGTCCGACTCAAAGTCCTCCGAAAAGATTCCGCCCGTTGATGCACCCATGAATATCTTGTAAAAGTCGGCATTGGCCCTTCTGGCCTCGGTGCAGTTACCGTTCATGAGAAAGCCTAGAGCGTAGTCGGCGTAGGATTTTCTGGCGAAAAGCTCTGCCCGCCTTCGAAATGTCTCGGAATCAATCACTGGCGGATCCGTGTTGGGCATGTCAAAGACGACCGTTATCCCCCCGTGCAGGGCAGCCATCGTACCGGTTTCCACGGTTTCCTTTCTTCTTTGTTTGAAGTCCCTCAGGTGGACGTGAACGTCTATGAGTCCCGGGAGGATGATGTTCCCACGGCCGATCTTAATCTCTTCTTCTCCTTTTAATTCACCGAGGGATATTCGAGAAATTTTTCCATCAAGAACGCCTACGCTTCCTTCTATCACTTTCCCATCCTTTAAGAGCCGCCCTCTTAAGACGAAGTCGTACATAGCGCCCGCACTGGGATGGATGCTAGCCCATTTTAAGTTTTTTGCATATTCCTCTGGAGAGGATAATATAAAACTGGTCGCTAACGATTTTTGGGGCTTTCCTCAACTATATGTAGTCTGTAAATGGTCGAATATGCTATAAGTGTGGCAGACAGGGCTTTCACGCTATTTTTAACAACGCAATGCTAGAACTAGGATTCAACAAGTATTAAATTGCTTATCCAAACCTTGTCATGCCTCTGTTGAAAATGCGACTTTTACAAGAACGTAACCCTTAAATAGGCTTTCAATGTATATCTTCATGCCATTATACACCATATGTGGCAACATTGCCAAAAAGTGAAGGAGGCAGTGGAGTATGAAGAAGGCTTTGGGATTGTTTATTATGGGTTTGATGCTGTTTAGTATTTTTTCAGTCCATGCAGTTAGTGCAGCGGACTACACTCCAAAGGACATTCCGCTGAATAGCGACGAGGCCAAGGCCCGCTTTAAGGCCGACCTCCAGTGGTACCTCAAGTACGGCCACTTCGTCATCAGCAACGGCCCGTACATGCTCGTCATGTACTCTCCGGAGAACCTCTACCTCAAGCTTGAGAAGTTTACTGGCCCGAGGAAGATATTCACCGACACCCTTCCAAAGGACGGTTACGCCGACGTTATTGAGTACCAGGGTGTCCAGAACCCTGAGAACGTTATCCTCCAGATCGCCAAGGGCGAGTACGACCTCGGAATGTTCTCGTTCCCCGCAGGAAAGTACCAGGGTCTCGGTGAGGACGTTCTCGCCAACCTCAACCTGTACAAGAGCGCCAGCTCGTACAACGAGCTGACCTTCAACACCTACCACGACCCGGACAAGGACGCCCCCCTCGTCACCGTGGGTGACAAGGTCTACTTCAACCCGTTCGCCATCAGGCAGGTCAGGTTCGCCATGAACTGGCTCATCAGCAGGGACTACATCGTCCAGAACATCTACCAGGGTAGCGGTGCCCCGATGCTCGGATGCATAAGGCCCAGCCACCCCGCCGACAAGTACTTCGAGCCCGTTTACAAGGCCCTTGGTCTCAGCGGTGCCGGCAACGAGGAGCTTGCTCTCAAGATAATCGGCAACGCTATGCAGGAGGCAGCCCAGGAAGTTGCCAAGTACGGACACACCCTCGAGAAGAAGGAGGGAATGTGGTACTTCGACGGCGAGCCGGTTGAGGTCAAGTTCATCATCCGTATCGAGGACGAGAGGCACGAGATTGGTCTCTACGTTGCCGACCTCCTTGAGAAGAAGGTTGGCTTCAAGGTTGACAGGCTTGAGTGGGACAGGCAGAAGGCCGGTCAGGTCGTCTTCGCCAAGCCGCCGAGCAACTACGAGTGGAACATCTACACCGGTGGATGGGGTACCAGCGGTATCCCGAGCGTCTGGATTGACGACTACACAGCTTGGTTCTACGCCGCCTGGTACGGCTACGTCCCCGGCGCCGTTGATCCGAAGCACATAAACACCGTCACTGTTGAGGATGCTCTCAAGTACCTTGGAGACGGTGACGTTGATGCAGGACTCCAGAAGATCGGAACCACCTACTACAAGAGCGCCGACAGCCTCGGCCCGATGCTCAAGTGGACCGAGGAGGAGCTCACCTACCTGCTGACCTACTTCACCACCAAGGGCGCCAAGGGCACCCCGTACATCCACGACGACCTCATTCCGGACGAGCCGATCAAGATAACCAACGCTGACCAGTACTGGGACCTCCAGAAGATCAGCATGCTCATTGGAATCCTCGAGAGCGAGAGGGTCTTCCTCATTGAGACCTGGGAGTTCTACCCGGCCAACAAGCAGAGGGTTGTTAAGATTACCCCCGAGGCCAGCACCGGTATCGGCCAGCGCTGGAGCATCATGACTGCCGAGACCCCGGACAAGCACCTTAAGATCGCCCAGTTCGCTTCAACCGGTGCCATGTTCATGAGCGCCTTCAACCCGGTCGGCGGTCTGAGTGACGTTTACAGTGTCCGTGTCTGGAACCTCATCAGGGACTACGGTGCCACCACGAACTTCGACGGTATCGTCAGCCCGTACAGGTGCAAGTGGGAGCTCGAGCGCGGTGAGTTTACCGTTCCGGACGATGCCGTCATCTACAACCAGACTCAGGGCTGGATCCCAGCCAACGCTGGTCAGAAGGCCGTCGTCAAGGTCAAGGTCACCTGTGACTTCGGCGAGTGGCACAACGGCGTTAAGGGTAACATCGACGACCTCAAGTACTACATAGCCTTCCTCTACACCTGGGCCTACCAGGACGGTGCCGACGACCCGTACTACGACAGCTCACTCGGTGGAACCGCTGGAACGCTCTCCAACATACTCGGCTGGCAGTGGACCGACGACGGCTACGTCGTTTACGGTACCTACGAGCACCCGCTGGCCGACGACATGACCGCTGGCTTCTACGTGTTCTACCCACAGCTCCCGTGGGAGCTCTACTGGGCCATGGGTGAGCTCGTCGCCAAGAGCAAGGAGTACGGCATCGACAAGACCTACTCCTTCAGCAGCGGTGCCGAGGGTGTCCTCTGGCTCGACCTCCTGACCAAGGAGCACGTCGACGACCTCGCCAAGGTCATGCTGAAGATCTCAGGCCTCACCTGGGATGACATAACCAGCACTACCACCACAACGACCTCAAGCGAGACCGGGCCGACAGTCACCACGCCGAGTGAAACCACGACCACCACGACCCCGAGCGGCGGAGGCAACACGACCACCTACGTCGTCGTTGGCCTGGTGATAATCATCATAGCCGCGGCCGCCTGGTACTTCACCAAGAAGAAGTGAAGTAGTTTCGTTCTTTCCCTCTTTTTTGAAATTTTACTCTTATGGTTTTTGACGGTTCTTTCTGGGCTTCTTAGTGCACTTCCATGAAAATGTGCACATCTATGCAGTAAGATATATAAAGCCGGTTTTACAATGCTGAAAAAGATACATTAAACACGAGCAACCTACGTGGGGGTGGAAAAATGGGGTATCTAAAGTACCTGGTGTTTAGGATCCTGAACGCCATTCTCGTTCTACTGATAGTGACGTTTATTATCTCGGCGCTCTTCGTCAAGGTCGCCGAGGAGAGCAACCGCTCCAAGATGTACGAGGAACTGATGCAATGGGAACGAACGGAAGGTGCTAAAATCAAGCAGAGCCAGGGTTTAGAGGCCTTTGAAAAGGCCAAAGCCGAAAAACAGGCATCTCTTGAGGAGAAGTACGAGCTGAACATTCCATACTGGCAGAAGGTTTACAGAAAGTCCATTCGTACCCTAAAACTCGATTTTGGAACAACGAGCATGCCTATCTTCGGAACTAATAGTGTCTCTGACATTATCAAGGTAGCCGTTCCAAGGAGTATTCTGCTCTTCACAACCGCGACAATAATTGTTATCATTCTGGGTATCTTCTTGGGCGTTAGGGCGGCAAGGCACGCGGGCAGTGTCTTCGACAGGGGACTGTCAATCTTTGCACTGCTCACCTACAGCCTGCCGATGTGGTGGACCGGAATGATGTTCCTCCTGATATTTGCATTCAAGCTTGGCTGGTTCCCGCTCAGTTCAATGTTCGATCCGCAGCTCACCGGATGGGAGCACGTTAAGGATGTCCTCTGGAAGCTTGCCCTTCCTGTGTTCACCTACGTCTTCGTCGTCTTTGGTGGCTGGGCCTGGACTACCAGGAACATCATGATAGGCACCCTCCAGGAGGACTTCATCATGGCCGCCAGAGCCAAGGGTGTTCCCGAGCACAAGATTATCTACGGACACGCTCTCCGTGCCGCTGCCCCGCCGATAGTCACCATGATCATCTTCGCCCTCCTCGGTTCGCTCGGCGGTGCCATCATCAGTGAGCTCGTCTTCAACTACCCGGGAATGGGCAGGCTCTACTGGGTCGCCCTTCAGCAGAACGAGACCAACCTCCTCATAGGCCTGACGTACTTCTTCACGGTGCTCTACCTTGCGGGAGTCGTCCTCGCCGACATGGTCTACGGATTCCTCGACCCGCGTGTCAAGGTCGGTGCTTCCGCCAAGATGTGAGGTGATTCACGATGAGATGGGTCGACGTCAAAGAAGGATTTAAGGAATTCCTTGAAGAGTTTAAGAGGGAGAAGACCGGTATAGCCGGCGTCATTCTCCTTGTCATTCTTGTCCTGGTCGCACTCACGGCACCGTACACCACTATGCCTGACCTCCCTGAGAAGTGGAGGAGTTCAGCCTACTGGGAGGACAATCCGAAGAACGTTCCTCCCACCTGGTACAACATGTTCACTTCCCAGAAGCTCGTTCCCCAGGAGGTTTACTATGCCAACGACCTTAAGATCAGCCACCCGAGCGATACCCTAACCGTGATAGAGGCGGACTACCTCTTCCCCGAAAAGCACATCCTTGGACCCCAGGGAATCATCATTAGAGGTCTGAACGTCACGCTCAACGCTCCTTCCAAAGCGCCTACCATGGATGTGTACCTTCTCAGGCCCGATGGAAAGACCATCCCGCTCCTCACCAACAAGCAGCTCAGCTCGGGCACCACTATCTCCATCGGCAGGGACAGTACCATTTCAACCAACGTGTACATATGGCTCGTGAACGTTACTGAGGGAAGGGAGATAACGATGTTCGAGGTACCCCTTGAAACAATCCTCATCAGCGACATGGTTGCTCCGATGTTCGCCAAGGTTGAGCCGGGAATGAACGTGAGTGACATAATAGCCAACCCGCAGCCACTTCACGGCCAGTACAAGCTCATACTCAAGATTAACAACCCTGCTCCTAAGTACAATCAGGTCATCTACGATAACCTTAAGGTCACCTTCCTCGGCAGGAGCTATGGAACGATGGGTACCGACTACCTCGGCAGGGATCTATGGGCCGGAATCATCTGGGGTAGCAGGGTTTCACTGACGATAGGTATACTCGTTTCAGTCCTCAGCACGGTTATAGGCCTAATCTACGGAGTCACTAGTGCATACCTCGGAGGAAACTCCGACGAGATCATGATGCGTATCAACGAGATATTCGCCTCAATTCCGAGCCTGCCGATACTTATCCTCATTGGAGCCACCCTCGGCCACGTTACCCTCTGGTTCATAGTACTGCTGCTGGTCATCTTCGGATGGATGGGAATAGCCAGGATTGCGAGAAGTATGGCCCTCCAGATCAAGGAGCAGACGTACATCGAGGCGGCCAAGGCCCTCGGAGCGGGCAACGGAAGGATTATCTTCAAGCACATCCTCCCGCAGCTACTGCCGTACGCCTTCGCTGTCATAGCACTCAGCGTTCCGGGTGCGGTTATAGCCGAGGCTTCGCTGAGCTTTCTTGGTATAGGTGATCCAAGCGCGGTAACGTGGGGACAGATACTCAACGCGGCACAGGCGCAATCGGCGACCACCAAGGGCTACTGGTGGTGGGTCCTTCCGCCCGGACTTGGGATAGCCGTCGTCGGCCTTACCTTCGTCCTCATCGGTACGGCCCTCGATAAGATACTCAACCCGAGACTCAGGAGGCTGTGAGGTGGTATGAATGGCTAAGAACGTGCTTGAAGTTAAAGACCTCAAGATGTATTACTTCACCAGCAAGGGTGTCGTCAAGGCCGTCGACAACATATCCTTCAACCTCAGAAAGGGTGAAGTGCTGGGACTTGCCGGTGAGAGCGGATGCGGCAAGTCCTCCCTTGGTTTTACCCTTATGGGAATGCCGACTCCTCCTGGCAAGATAGTCAGTGGAAGCGTGAAGATTGACGGCAGGGAGATAGTCGGCCTTCCCGAGGACGTTCTCAGGAAAGAGATTCGCTGGCAGAAAATTTCGATGATATTCCAGGGTGCGATGAACGCCCTCAACCCCGTTTACACTGTCGGCTACCAGATGACCGAGCCACTCATACTTCACAAGGGAATGAGCAAGGAAGAAGCCCTCGACAGAGCCCAGAAGTACCTCGAACTCGTCGGCCTCGACCCAGAGATAGTCTACCGCTACCCACATGAGCTCTCTGGTGGCATGAAGCAGCGTGTCATCATCGCAACGGCACTCCTCCTTGAGCCAGAAGTCGTCATTGCCGACGAGCCGACAACGGCACTCGACGTGGTTGTTCAGGCCCAGATCATCAACCTCATGAAGAAGCTGAAGAAGGAACTCGGTCTCTCGATGATATTCATCACTCACGACCTCAGCATCCTGGCCGAGATCAGCGACAGGGTTGCGATAATGTACGCGGGTAAGATAGTTGAGATAGGCGACAGCGAGAAGGTTTACTATGAGCCGGCCCATCCCTACACCCAGAAGCTCCTCGCGGCAATACCGAGGCTCCATGAGGACGTTGAAAAGCTGGAGTTCATCCCAGGACAGCCGCCCAACCTCATCACGCCGCCGAAGGGATGCCGCTTCCACCCGAGGTGCCCCTACGCGATGCAGGTTTGTAAGGAGCAGGAACCCGAGCTGAAGGAAGTTGATAAGGACCACTACGCCGCATGCTGGCTGCTGTGAGGTGTGAGAAATGGCCGAGCCGATACTTAAAGTTGAAAATCTGAAGAAGTACTTCCCGATCAAGAGGGGATTCATAGACACCATCAAGGGCGCTCCGCAGAAGAAGGTACACGCGGTGGACGGCATCAGCTTTGAGATATATAAACAGCAGGTCTTTGCCCTCGTCGGTGAGAGCGGCTGTGGAAAGTCAACCACCGGAAAGCTGATCGTCAAGCTCCTGGAACCGACGGACGGCAGGATATACTTGGAGGGCAAGGATGTCACGAACATCAGCACCAAGGAAGAGATACTTGACTACAGAAGGCACGTGCAGATAATCTTTCAGGACCCGTTCAGCTCGATGAACCCTCGCTTCAGGATATTCGACATCCTCGAGGAACCGCTCCTCATACACGGCATAGGCGAAACCAAGGCCGAACGCGAGGAGCTCATATACAAGGCCCTTGAGATGGTCAAGATAACCCCGCCAGAGGACTACGTCGGCAGGTTCCCGCACATGCTCTCCGGCGGTCAGAGGCAGCGTGTCGCCATAGCAAGGGCCCTCATCCTCAACCCGACCTTCATCGTTGCCGACGAGCCGGTCTCGATGCTTGACGTGTCCATCCGTGCCGAAATCCTTGAACTGATGAAGGAACTGAAAGAGAAGATGGGCGTTACCTACCTCTACATTACCCACGACATGTCCACGGCAAGGTACTTCGCCGACTGGATGGCGGTCATGTACCTCGGAAGGATAGTCGAGATGGGGCCGGTCGAGAAGGTCATCGACAACCCGCTTCACCCGTACACGAGGGCCCTCCTGGCAGCCGTTCCGGAACCCAAACCGGAGCGCAGGAACATCATCAAGGAGCTACCGATCAGGGGTGAGGTGCCCAACGCCGTTGATATCCCTCCGGGATGCCGCTTCCACCCGAGGTGCATCTACGCCCAGAAGGGACTCTGCGACACCAAGCACCCGCAGCTCGTCGAGTACGAGCACAACCACTGGGCAGAGTGCCACCTCGTCGGCAAGTACTGACCCCCTTCTTTTCTTTCTCTGGGTGATGACTATGGGAACGTTCAGGGATGCCATGAGTTATCCCCTTCTGAGGGTTGGACTGATAATGCTCATCCTTGCCCTGCTCATCTCCATTGCCGGCTTCTACCGCGTTAATAAGACCTACTCCGCGAGCGGAACCCTGGGAGAGGGCATGCACTATCTGGGAGACGACAAGTTCGAGAACGAGTACCTGTACCACAATAGAACCCTCGTTCTCTATTCCTCCAACGCGAACCTCTCACTCCTTCAAGGGGCTGAAATGACGAACTACACTCTGGTGGATCGAGAGATAACGCTCCACCCGGAGGAGCGACCAGTGATATATGTTTTTAACGGGAGCGTGAATTATACCTACAACGCGACCGCCGTTGACTACCCCTACGCGGTCTATTCCCTATTTGCCTTCGTGCTGATGCTGGTGGGGGTTGTCATGGCGTTCCTGGGCTACACCCAGTTCCTGAGGGACGTAAAGGAGGGTAAGAAATGAGGGAGCTTGATTACAACTTTGCAATTGAGAGACTCACTACATTCATCCGGGAGAAGGCTGAGGAGACCGGTGTGGACGGAGTCGTCGTAGGTGTAAGCGGCGGAATAGACAGCGCCACCGTTGCCTACCTCGCCGCAAAGGCCCTTGGAAAGAGGAGGGTTCTTGGCCTGATAATGCCCTACTACGAGAACCGCGACCTTGACGACGCCAGGCTGGTCTGCGAGAGCCTGGGAATTGACTACAAAGTTATCAACATAAGGTCCATTGTGGACGAGTTTGAGAGT
Proteins encoded:
- a CDS encoding dihydroorotate dehydrogenase electron transfer subunit — encoded protein: MLERVTLREVWDVARDVKAFRFDKRLEFTAGQFIMAWLPGVGEKPFSLAWRDLIVVKRVGPFTSRLFELAEGDHLWIRGPYGRGFEPEGEKVALLGGGIGIPPLYAFARQYRGIFEGVSLIYGAKSREELALMDIEEYVDEVIITTDDGSAGREGFPTDVLAERKSEFDQVYACGPEPMLKAVLEVMNYENVQVSAERYMKCGIGICGSCNLGKYLVCRDGPVFDGFQLRGLF
- a CDS encoding dihydroorotase, with the translated sequence MYDFVLRGRLLKDGKVIEGSVGVLDGKISRISLGELKGEEEIKIGRGNIILPGLIDVHVHLRDFKQRRKETVETGTMAALHGGITVVFDMPNTDPPVIDSETFRRRAELFARKSYADYALGFLMNGNCTEARRANADFYKIFMGASTGGIFSEDFESDYSCSPGVVSVHAEDAEIISSNPERPPEAEVRAINRALNVAEKLKKPLNVCHVSTTGGIEAILRRDLPWVSFEVTPHHLFLTRNDYKKNPLLRVYPPLKDEEHRRALWENLSRIPIIASDHAPHTLEDKKSGVAGIPGLETEVALLLDAVNRGMMSVFDIVEKMHTNPIRTFGIRNKGFEVGRDADFTVVDLKREWKVKPEEFYTKAKWSPWEGRTLRGKVVMTILRGKIVMEEDEIVGKPEGVRINAGKGNP
- a CDS encoding ABC transporter substrate-binding protein; its protein translation is MLFSIFSVHAVSAADYTPKDIPLNSDEAKARFKADLQWYLKYGHFVISNGPYMLVMYSPENLYLKLEKFTGPRKIFTDTLPKDGYADVIEYQGVQNPENVILQIAKGEYDLGMFSFPAGKYQGLGEDVLANLNLYKSASSYNELTFNTYHDPDKDAPLVTVGDKVYFNPFAIRQVRFAMNWLISRDYIVQNIYQGSGAPMLGCIRPSHPADKYFEPVYKALGLSGAGNEELALKIIGNAMQEAAQEVAKYGHTLEKKEGMWYFDGEPVEVKFIIRIEDERHEIGLYVADLLEKKVGFKVDRLEWDRQKAGQVVFAKPPSNYEWNIYTGGWGTSGIPSVWIDDYTAWFYAAWYGYVPGAVDPKHINTVTVEDALKYLGDGDVDAGLQKIGTTYYKSADSLGPMLKWTEEELTYLLTYFTTKGAKGTPYIHDDLIPDEPIKITNADQYWDLQKISMLIGILESERVFLIETWEFYPANKQRVVKITPEASTGIGQRWSIMTAETPDKHLKIAQFASTGAMFMSAFNPVGGLSDVYSVRVWNLIRDYGATTNFDGIVSPYRCKWELERGEFTVPDDAVIYNQTQGWIPANAGQKAVVKVKVTCDFGEWHNGVKGNIDDLKYYIAFLYTWAYQDGADDPYYDSSLGGTAGTLSNILGWQWTDDGYVVYGTYEHPLADDMTAGFYVFYPQLPWELYWAMGELVAKSKEYGIDKTYSFSSGAEGVLWLDLLTKEHVDDLAKVMLKISGLTWDDITSTTTTTTSSETGPTVTTPSETTTTTTPSGGGNTTTYVVVGLVIIIIAAAAWYFTKKK
- a CDS encoding ABC transporter permease, whose amino-acid sequence is MGYLKYLVFRILNAILVLLIVTFIISALFVKVAEESNRSKMYEELMQWERTEGAKIKQSQGLEAFEKAKAEKQASLEEKYELNIPYWQKVYRKSIRTLKLDFGTTSMPIFGTNSVSDIIKVAVPRSILLFTTATIIVIILGIFLGVRAARHAGSVFDRGLSIFALLTYSLPMWWTGMMFLLIFAFKLGWFPLSSMFDPQLTGWEHVKDVLWKLALPVFTYVFVVFGGWAWTTRNIMIGTLQEDFIMAARAKGVPEHKIIYGHALRAAAPPIVTMIIFALLGSLGGAIISELVFNYPGMGRLYWVALQQNETNLLIGLTYFFTVLYLAGVVLADMVYGFLDPRVKVGASAKM
- a CDS encoding ABC transporter permease, producing the protein MRWVDVKEGFKEFLEEFKREKTGIAGVILLVILVLVALTAPYTTMPDLPEKWRSSAYWEDNPKNVPPTWYNMFTSQKLVPQEVYYANDLKISHPSDTLTVIEADYLFPEKHILGPQGIIIRGLNVTLNAPSKAPTMDVYLLRPDGKTIPLLTNKQLSSGTTISIGRDSTISTNVYIWLVNVTEGREITMFEVPLETILISDMVAPMFAKVEPGMNVSDIIANPQPLHGQYKLILKINNPAPKYNQVIYDNLKVTFLGRSYGTMGTDYLGRDLWAGIIWGSRVSLTIGILVSVLSTVIGLIYGVTSAYLGGNSDEIMMRINEIFASIPSLPILILIGATLGHVTLWFIVLLLVIFGWMGIARIARSMALQIKEQTYIEAAKALGAGNGRIIFKHILPQLLPYAFAVIALSVPGAVIAEASLSFLGIGDPSAVTWGQILNAAQAQSATTKGYWWWVLPPGLGIAVVGLTFVLIGTALDKILNPRLRRL
- a CDS encoding ABC transporter ATP-binding protein; amino-acid sequence: MAKNVLEVKDLKMYYFTSKGVVKAVDNISFNLRKGEVLGLAGESGCGKSSLGFTLMGMPTPPGKIVSGSVKIDGREIVGLPEDVLRKEIRWQKISMIFQGAMNALNPVYTVGYQMTEPLILHKGMSKEEALDRAQKYLELVGLDPEIVYRYPHELSGGMKQRVIIATALLLEPEVVIADEPTTALDVVVQAQIINLMKKLKKELGLSMIFITHDLSILAEISDRVAIMYAGKIVEIGDSEKVYYEPAHPYTQKLLAAIPRLHEDVEKLEFIPGQPPNLITPPKGCRFHPRCPYAMQVCKEQEPELKEVDKDHYAACWLL
- a CDS encoding ABC transporter ATP-binding protein, translated to MAEPILKVENLKKYFPIKRGFIDTIKGAPQKKVHAVDGISFEIYKQQVFALVGESGCGKSTTGKLIVKLLEPTDGRIYLEGKDVTNISTKEEILDYRRHVQIIFQDPFSSMNPRFRIFDILEEPLLIHGIGETKAEREELIYKALEMVKITPPEDYVGRFPHMLSGGQRQRVAIARALILNPTFIVADEPVSMLDVSIRAEILELMKELKEKMGVTYLYITHDMSTARYFADWMAVMYLGRIVEMGPVEKVIDNPLHPYTRALLAAVPEPKPERRNIIKELPIRGEVPNAVDIPPGCRFHPRCIYAQKGLCDTKHPQLVEYEHNHWAECHLVGKY